In Arthrobacter sp. QXT-31, one genomic interval encodes:
- the ilvC gene encoding ketol-acid reductoisomerase, whose translation MTEMFYDDDADLSIIQGRKVAIVGYGSQGHAHALNLRDSGVEVVIALQEGSKSTAKAEDAGFQVKNVADAAEWADVIMILAPDQHQRSIFNDSIKDKLTPGKALAFAHGFNIRFGYIEAPEGVDVILVAPKAPGHTVRREFEAGRGIPDIIAVEQDASGSAWELAKSYAKAIGGTRAGVIKTTFTEETETDLFGEQAVLCGGVSQLIQYGFETLTEAGYQPQIAYFEVLHELKLIVDLMWEGGIAKQRWSVSDTAEYGDYVSGPRVITPEVKENMKAVLADVQSGAFAKRFIEDQDNGAVEFKELRAKAEQHPIEGVGRELRSLFSWQQQDQDYVEGSAAR comes from the coding sequence GTGACTGAAATGTTTTACGACGACGACGCAGACCTGTCGATCATCCAGGGTCGCAAGGTTGCCATTGTCGGCTACGGATCCCAGGGCCACGCCCACGCACTGAACCTGCGCGACTCCGGCGTCGAGGTTGTTATCGCCCTCCAGGAAGGCTCCAAGTCCACCGCCAAGGCTGAGGACGCAGGCTTCCAGGTCAAGAACGTTGCCGACGCCGCCGAATGGGCCGACGTCATCATGATCCTGGCACCGGACCAGCACCAGCGCTCGATCTTCAACGACTCCATCAAGGACAAGCTGACCCCGGGCAAGGCCCTCGCCTTCGCGCACGGCTTCAACATCCGCTTCGGCTACATTGAGGCACCGGAAGGCGTTGACGTCATCCTGGTCGCCCCGAAGGCTCCGGGCCACACGGTCCGCCGCGAATTCGAAGCCGGCCGCGGCATCCCGGACATCATCGCCGTGGAGCAGGACGCCTCCGGTTCCGCCTGGGAACTGGCCAAGTCCTACGCCAAGGCCATCGGCGGCACCCGCGCCGGTGTCATTAAGACCACCTTCACCGAAGAGACCGAAACCGACCTCTTCGGCGAGCAGGCTGTCCTCTGCGGCGGCGTGTCCCAGCTGATCCAGTACGGCTTCGAGACCCTGACCGAGGCCGGCTACCAGCCGCAGATCGCCTACTTCGAGGTGCTGCACGAGCTCAAGCTCATCGTTGACCTCATGTGGGAAGGCGGCATCGCCAAGCAGCGCTGGAGCGTCTCCGACACCGCCGAGTACGGCGACTACGTCTCCGGCCCGCGCGTCATCACCCCCGAGGTGAAGGAAAACATGAAGGCCGTCCTCGCAGACGTCCAGTCCGGTGCCTTCGCCAAGCGCTTCATCGAAGACCAGGACAACGGCGCCGTCGAGTTCAAGGAACTGCGCGCCAAGGCTGAGCAGCACCCGATCGAGGGCGTTGGCCGCGAACTGCGCTCCCTGTTCTCCTGGCAGCAGCAGGACCAGGACTACGTCGAAGGCTCTGCAGCCCGCTAA
- the serA gene encoding phosphoglycerate dehydrogenase: MSKPVVLLAEELSPATIEALGPDFEIRQTDGADRSQLLSAIGDVDAILVRSATKVDAEAIAAAKNLKVIARAGVGLDNVDIKAATQAGVMVVNAPTSNIVSAAELTVGHILSLARHIPQASAALKDGEWKRSKYTGIELFEKKIGIIGLGRIGALVAARLQGFATEILAYDPYITSARAAQLGVKLVTLDELLAQSDFITIHMPKTPETVGMLGADAFRKMKDTAYVVNVARGGLVDEEALYTALQDRQIAGAAVDVFVQEPSTDLPFFKLDNVVVTPHLGASTDEAQEKAGVSVAKSVRLALAGELVPDAVNVAGGVIAPDVRPGIPLIEKLGRIFTALTHASVTQIDVEVAGEIAALDVKVLELAALKGIFADVVTEQVSYVNAPVIAEQRGINVRLITTPEAEDYRNVLTLRGALSDGAQISVSGTLTGPKQVQKLVGVNGYDVEIPVSEHLVVVSYADRPGVIGTIGHILGMNNINIGGMQVARNAEGGQVLALLTIDSSVPQQVLDAIKAGIGAEMVREVDLED; this comes from the coding sequence GTGTCAAAACCCGTAGTACTGCTTGCCGAAGAACTTTCGCCCGCCACCATCGAGGCGCTGGGCCCGGACTTTGAAATCCGCCAGACCGACGGCGCCGATCGTTCCCAGCTGCTTTCTGCCATCGGGGACGTTGACGCCATCCTGGTCCGCTCCGCCACCAAGGTGGACGCCGAGGCCATTGCCGCCGCGAAGAACCTGAAGGTCATCGCCCGTGCCGGCGTCGGGCTGGACAACGTGGACATCAAAGCCGCCACCCAGGCCGGCGTCATGGTGGTCAACGCCCCGACGTCGAACATCGTGTCCGCCGCGGAACTGACTGTGGGCCACATCCTGAGCCTGGCCCGCCACATCCCGCAGGCCAGCGCCGCCCTGAAGGACGGCGAATGGAAGCGCTCCAAGTACACGGGCATCGAACTGTTCGAGAAGAAGATCGGCATTATCGGCCTGGGCCGCATCGGCGCCCTGGTCGCCGCCCGCCTGCAGGGCTTCGCCACCGAGATCCTCGCGTACGACCCCTACATCACCTCCGCCCGCGCCGCGCAGCTCGGCGTGAAGCTCGTCACGCTCGACGAACTGCTGGCGCAGTCTGACTTCATCACCATCCACATGCCCAAGACGCCGGAGACGGTTGGCATGCTCGGCGCCGACGCCTTCAGGAAGATGAAGGACACGGCTTACGTCGTTAACGTTGCCCGCGGCGGCCTCGTGGACGAGGAAGCCCTGTACACCGCGCTGCAGGACCGCCAGATTGCCGGCGCCGCCGTGGACGTCTTCGTCCAGGAGCCCAGCACCGATTTGCCGTTCTTCAAGCTGGACAACGTCGTGGTCACCCCGCACCTGGGTGCGTCCACCGACGAGGCACAGGAAAAGGCCGGCGTCTCCGTCGCGAAGTCCGTCCGCCTCGCCCTCGCCGGGGAACTCGTTCCGGATGCCGTGAACGTCGCCGGCGGCGTGATCGCCCCCGACGTCCGCCCGGGCATCCCGCTGATCGAGAAGCTGGGCCGCATCTTCACGGCGCTGACCCACGCCTCCGTGACCCAGATCGACGTCGAGGTTGCCGGCGAGATCGCCGCGCTTGACGTCAAGGTCCTGGAACTGGCCGCTCTCAAGGGGATCTTCGCCGACGTCGTCACCGAGCAGGTGTCCTACGTCAACGCCCCGGTGATCGCTGAGCAGCGCGGCATCAACGTCCGGCTCATCACCACCCCTGAAGCCGAGGACTACCGCAACGTCCTGACCCTGCGCGGCGCCCTGAGCGACGGAGCCCAGATCTCCGTTTCCGGTACCCTGACCGGACCCAAGCAGGTCCAGAAGCTCGTCGGCGTGAACGGCTACGACGTCGAGATTCCAGTCAGCGAGCACCTCGTTGTGGTCTCCTACGCGGACCGTCCGGGCGTCATCGGCACGATCGGCCACATCCTGGGCATGAACAACATCAACATCGGCGGCATGCAGGTGGCACGGAACGCGGAGGGCGGCCAGGTCCTGGCGCTGCTCACCATCGACAGCTCCGTCCCGCAGCAGGTGCTGGACGCCATCAAGGCCGGCATCGGTGCCGAGATGGTGCGCGAAGTGGACCTCGAGGACTAG
- a CDS encoding ABC transporter permease, with amino-acid sequence MNAVQRFIRSKVLLLTAAILIFAMCLSVLVQTQSQAALNRTVDQNSRGLYDILVQAKAGSDGTLMQPEIATGQGGISFDQLQKIRALSGTSVAAPISLVSRVTQNLETPRLEAMDYLGFNAGLVGTATAGQPGGTDPSKWPEAQSVLSDTPKKYRLTASATSSDGSSEHTLFKSTAEGTLGKGKLVEQQVEGGNSVQIAGPEGETGIKFPAPAGGSEHNLFNLTVALPMAPEVTESVVAVDPVSERALLGGAGDFLAPLEKAPPADARSAEAVGQHLESLFTTGIGMKELEEGPDFLGVKLKYWAPIMTQYQQAKRNGQLTEDSQAIPLIVRSGTSVDLKYSVKIEEIDDSGNVVKEVGTAERSLDKDYLPFVSKSPFALSWPGSTDYSELLGNSAAFSRGLYSPATWSTNFAAAPKYKDGSTAGNGAEDKTATPGEWVTVNRLPEKSVTGEAVDQTQRNPVDERSYRENLETGKKLATPLAMVYGTFDPAAVQAAAGDVNRLPLGGYDPAPMTLTKDAQGKDVDDTTLKPSLSATGLVSQSAGAITDYYGLAAARGYEKNASVIDAVRVRASAAGSWKQVQPEVDKLAAEIRDMGLEATVVAGSAREDANIFVPGYSRDDAGKESALGTVQQSWVRQNAADAVAGSLTATNLTLLFITLCGAALLTGASTVSYVRLRRSEAGTLRAMGWTQRRIRSWVLEEFAVGAGLLAVAGIVLSLLSWNIATAIVSASVLALYLGAAFFAAQQLRHREVVSQEPQHDEKLIAVDSPLTFANRQLSTHRFNAISLAVAVGVFASAVGGLIALLIDIPRAAGASALSGLAAASVALPSIILGLSGVAVGLLLTLVTGRFELKAKRRYLGTLQAMGWNPDMLGQVRFFENALVGAVAVPLGILGALGIGLVLAPYAALWAAVAGLVAVLCWIPIATKVVK; translated from the coding sequence ATGAACGCCGTCCAGAGGTTCATCAGAAGCAAAGTGCTGCTGCTGACCGCTGCCATTCTGATCTTCGCCATGTGCCTCTCCGTCCTCGTCCAGACCCAGTCGCAGGCTGCGCTGAACCGGACCGTGGACCAGAACTCGCGCGGGCTCTACGACATCCTGGTCCAGGCCAAGGCCGGCTCGGACGGCACGCTCATGCAGCCCGAGATTGCCACGGGCCAGGGCGGCATCAGCTTCGACCAGCTGCAGAAGATCCGGGCCCTCTCCGGCACCTCCGTTGCTGCCCCCATCAGCCTGGTCTCGCGCGTGACGCAGAACCTCGAGACCCCCCGACTGGAGGCCATGGACTACCTGGGCTTCAACGCGGGCCTCGTCGGCACGGCGACCGCCGGCCAGCCCGGGGGCACCGACCCCAGCAAATGGCCGGAAGCCCAGTCCGTGCTCAGCGACACCCCGAAGAAGTACCGCCTGACGGCCAGCGCCACGAGCTCCGACGGTTCCTCCGAACACACCCTGTTCAAGTCCACCGCCGAGGGCACGCTCGGCAAGGGCAAGCTCGTGGAGCAGCAGGTGGAGGGCGGCAACAGCGTCCAGATCGCCGGCCCCGAAGGCGAAACGGGCATCAAGTTCCCGGCGCCGGCCGGAGGCTCCGAGCACAACCTCTTCAACCTCACCGTTGCGCTGCCCATGGCGCCGGAGGTCACGGAATCCGTGGTCGCCGTCGACCCCGTTTCCGAACGCGCCCTGCTGGGCGGCGCCGGTGACTTCCTGGCCCCGCTGGAAAAGGCGCCGCCGGCCGATGCCCGCAGCGCCGAGGCGGTGGGCCAGCACCTGGAGAGCCTCTTCACCACCGGCATTGGCATGAAGGAACTCGAGGAGGGACCGGACTTCCTCGGCGTCAAGCTCAAGTACTGGGCCCCCATCATGACCCAGTACCAGCAGGCCAAGCGCAACGGCCAGCTCACCGAGGACTCCCAGGCCATCCCGCTAATCGTCCGTTCCGGCACCTCTGTTGACCTGAAGTACTCGGTGAAAATCGAGGAAATCGACGACTCCGGAAACGTGGTCAAGGAAGTCGGCACGGCAGAGCGCTCCCTGGACAAGGACTACCTGCCCTTCGTCTCCAAGTCGCCCTTCGCGCTGTCCTGGCCCGGGTCCACCGACTATTCCGAGCTGCTCGGCAACTCGGCAGCCTTTAGCCGCGGCCTTTACAGCCCCGCCACCTGGAGCACCAACTTCGCCGCCGCTCCCAAGTACAAGGACGGATCGACTGCCGGCAACGGCGCAGAGGACAAGACCGCCACCCCGGGTGAGTGGGTCACCGTGAACCGCCTGCCCGAGAAGAGCGTCACCGGGGAAGCCGTGGACCAGACCCAGCGCAACCCCGTGGACGAGCGCTCCTACCGGGAGAACCTCGAAACGGGCAAGAAGCTGGCCACGCCGCTCGCCATGGTCTACGGCACCTTCGATCCGGCCGCTGTCCAGGCTGCGGCCGGCGATGTCAACCGGCTCCCGCTCGGCGGTTACGACCCCGCGCCCATGACCCTGACTAAGGACGCACAGGGCAAGGATGTTGACGACACCACGCTCAAGCCTTCCCTGAGCGCCACCGGGCTCGTCAGCCAGTCGGCTGGCGCGATCACGGACTACTACGGCCTTGCTGCTGCCCGCGGCTACGAGAAGAATGCCTCTGTCATCGACGCTGTGCGCGTCCGTGCCAGCGCCGCCGGCAGCTGGAAGCAGGTCCAGCCTGAGGTGGACAAGCTCGCCGCGGAAATCCGGGACATGGGACTGGAAGCCACCGTTGTGGCCGGTTCTGCCCGTGAAGACGCCAACATCTTCGTTCCCGGCTACTCCAGGGACGACGCCGGCAAGGAGTCCGCGCTCGGAACAGTCCAGCAGTCGTGGGTCAGGCAGAACGCGGCCGATGCCGTGGCCGGCTCCCTGACGGCGACCAACCTGACGCTGCTGTTCATCACCCTGTGCGGCGCCGCGCTGCTGACCGGTGCCTCGACCGTCAGCTACGTGCGGCTGCGCCGCAGCGAAGCCGGCACCCTCCGGGCCATGGGCTGGACCCAGCGCCGCATCCGGTCCTGGGTACTGGAGGAGTTCGCCGTCGGCGCCGGGCTGCTGGCCGTGGCCGGCATCGTGCTCAGCCTCCTGAGCTGGAACATCGCCACCGCCATCGTCTCGGCGTCCGTGCTGGCCCTTTACCTGGGCGCGGCCTTCTTCGCCGCCCAGCAGCTGCGCCACCGCGAAGTGGTCAGCCAGGAGCCGCAGCACGACGAAAAGCTCATTGCCGTCGACTCGCCGCTGACCTTCGCGAACCGCCAGCTCAGCACCCACCGGTTCAACGCCATCTCGCTGGCTGTCGCCGTCGGCGTGTTCGCCTCGGCCGTCGGCGGGCTGATCGCCCTGCTGATCGACATTCCGCGCGCCGCTGGCGCCAGTGCCCTCAGCGGCCTGGCCGCCGCCAGCGTTGCCCTGCCCAGCATCATCCTTGGATTGTCCGGCGTGGCAGTGGGGCTCCTGCTCACACTGGTGACCGGGCGCTTTGAGCTGAAGGCCAAGCGGCGGTACCTCGGAACGCTGCAGGCGATGGGCTGGAACCCCGACATGCTGGGCCAGGTCCGCTTCTTCGAAAACGCCCTGGTGGGAGCGGTCGCCGTGCCGCTGGGTATTCTCGGTGCCCTGGGCATCGGCCTTGTTCTTGCCCCCTACGCCGCGTTGTGGGCCGCCGTGGCCGGGCTCGTGGCTGTTCTCTGCTGGATTCCGATTGCAACGAAAGTGGTCAAATGA
- a CDS encoding ABC transporter ATP-binding protein, which translates to MSNDLNLRRVRGNNEAETPVQTRANTIVKEADHATPLELSNITIRYGGGKTGSEAVSVVEGFDLTLNAGEMHCVAGRSGSGKTSILTVGAGLTLPTSGRVLWEGDSLETMSDDEIADRRRALIGYVDQGGALIDGMSALENVLLPAVPDGEVEQRREMAKDLLDLVGLGRRMRHRPEQLSGGERQRVAIARALILGTRVLVVDEPTASLDRASANRIISILKDTTSDGIAVLVASHDHELVRLSDTLTELI; encoded by the coding sequence ATGAGTAACGACCTGAACCTTCGCCGCGTGCGCGGGAACAATGAGGCTGAAACCCCGGTCCAGACGCGGGCCAACACCATTGTCAAGGAAGCGGACCACGCCACCCCGCTGGAGCTGAGCAACATCACCATCCGCTACGGCGGGGGCAAGACCGGGTCTGAAGCCGTCAGCGTCGTCGAAGGTTTTGACCTGACCCTCAACGCGGGGGAGATGCACTGCGTGGCCGGCCGAAGCGGCTCGGGCAAGACCAGTATCCTGACCGTCGGCGCAGGCCTGACCCTGCCAACGTCGGGCCGGGTGCTGTGGGAGGGCGATTCCCTCGAAACCATGTCCGACGACGAGATCGCCGACCGCCGCCGGGCCCTGATCGGCTACGTCGACCAGGGCGGCGCCCTGATTGACGGCATGAGCGCGCTCGAAAACGTGCTCCTCCCGGCGGTTCCGGACGGCGAGGTGGAGCAGCGGCGCGAGATGGCCAAGGACCTGCTGGACCTCGTGGGCCTGGGACGCCGCATGCGGCACCGCCCCGAGCAGCTCTCCGGCGGTGAGCGCCAGCGCGTCGCCATCGCCCGCGCCCTGATCCTGGGGACCCGCGTCCTGGTGGTGGATGAGCCGACGGCGAGCCTGGACCGGGCCTCCGCCAACCGCATTATCAGCATCCTGAAGGACACCACGTCCGACGGCATCGCAGTCCTCGTGGCGTCACATGACCACGAACTGGTCCGGCTGAGCGATACGCTGACCGAACTGATCTAG
- the metG gene encoding methionine--tRNA ligase: MTSSDKSPFYITTAITYPNGVPHIGHAYEYIATDAMARFKRLDGYDVKFLTGTDEHGLKIAQTAEKEGISPKELVDRNAEIYKAAHAALGITYDRFIRTTDADHYTASQAIWKKMEANGDIYLSKYEGWYSVRDEAYYGEDDTVVKEDGARYTKETDTPVTWTAEESYFFRLSAYQDKLLALYEAQPEFGAPQSRFNEVISFVRRGLEDLSISRTTFDWGVPVPGDEKHVMYVWVDALTNYLTGAGYPDVESEQFKRYWPADVHVIGKDISRFHAIYWPAFLMSAGLELPKRIMIHGFLHNNGVKMSKSLGNVVAPEDFVAQYGLDQVRFFFLREVPFGADGSYNHEAIVGRMNSDLANNFGNLAQRSLSMVAKNCEGRVPVPGAFTDADTAILGQANALLEQARAAFEKQEFSRALEAIWTVLGDTNAYFAEQAPWVLRKTDVERMQTVLYVTLEVLRIVSILAQPVMPTATAALLGYLGQPEGEAREFSAIGTPITAGTDLPAPAPVFPKYEEPAEA; this comes from the coding sequence GTGACTTCCTCAGACAAGAGCCCCTTCTACATCACTACGGCCATCACCTACCCGAACGGCGTGCCGCACATCGGCCACGCCTACGAGTACATCGCCACGGATGCAATGGCCCGGTTCAAGCGGCTCGACGGCTACGACGTGAAGTTCCTGACCGGCACCGACGAACACGGTCTGAAGATTGCGCAGACGGCCGAGAAGGAAGGCATCTCGCCCAAGGAACTGGTGGACCGGAACGCCGAAATATACAAGGCCGCCCACGCCGCCCTCGGCATCACCTACGACCGGTTCATCCGCACCACGGACGCTGACCACTACACCGCCTCCCAGGCCATCTGGAAGAAGATGGAAGCCAACGGGGACATCTACCTGTCCAAGTACGAGGGCTGGTACTCCGTGCGGGACGAGGCCTACTACGGTGAAGACGACACCGTGGTCAAGGAGGACGGGGCACGGTATACCAAGGAGACCGACACCCCGGTCACCTGGACCGCCGAGGAAAGCTATTTCTTCCGGCTGTCCGCCTACCAGGACAAGCTGCTGGCCCTGTACGAGGCACAGCCGGAGTTCGGCGCGCCGCAGTCCCGGTTCAACGAGGTCATCAGCTTTGTCCGGCGCGGCCTCGAGGACCTTTCCATCAGCCGCACCACGTTCGACTGGGGCGTGCCCGTTCCCGGCGACGAAAAGCACGTCATGTATGTGTGGGTCGACGCACTGACCAACTACCTCACGGGCGCGGGTTACCCGGACGTCGAATCGGAGCAGTTCAAGAGGTACTGGCCGGCCGACGTCCACGTCATCGGCAAGGACATCTCGCGCTTCCATGCCATCTACTGGCCGGCCTTCCTCATGAGCGCCGGGCTCGAACTGCCCAAGCGCATCATGATCCACGGCTTCCTGCACAACAACGGGGTCAAAATGTCCAAGTCCCTGGGCAACGTCGTTGCCCCGGAAGACTTCGTGGCGCAGTACGGCCTGGACCAGGTCCGCTTCTTCTTCCTGCGCGAGGTCCCGTTCGGCGCCGACGGCAGCTACAACCATGAAGCGATCGTCGGCCGGATGAACTCCGACCTGGCGAACAACTTCGGAAACCTGGCGCAGCGCTCACTGTCCATGGTGGCCAAGAACTGCGAAGGCCGCGTACCTGTTCCCGGCGCGTTTACCGACGCTGACACAGCTATCCTGGGCCAGGCCAATGCCCTCCTGGAGCAGGCACGCGCCGCGTTCGAAAAGCAGGAGTTCAGCCGCGCCCTCGAGGCGATCTGGACGGTGCTGGGCGACACCAACGCGTACTTCGCCGAGCAGGCACCGTGGGTGCTGCGGAAGACCGACGTCGAACGCATGCAGACGGTGCTGTACGTGACCCTGGAAGTGCTCCGCATCGTGTCGATCCTCGCCCAGCCCGTCATGCCCACGGCCACTGCCGCCCTTCTTGGGTACCTCGGCCAGCCGGAGGGGGAAGCCCGGGAGTTCTCGGCCATTGGGACGCCGATCACCGCGGGCACCGACCTGCCCGCCCCCGCGCCGGTGTTCCCGAAGTACGAGGAGCCCGCGGAAGCCTGA
- a CDS encoding class F sortase encodes MGRHRRSSETERGGSRRLLLSYVDLLVLSFCCLGILTAWLIYGAGGISPSSASAVDAPVVRYTPVGAPTEIPKAGAPAGTTKAPVPAKSAVAAKPAAPKPSPAPKAITAAPPQRIIYPAAGMDVVVHPLKPGSGDMDSRSIVPPETMDGYWLTPYGQPGVGSVNTTYVIGHSWEGQDAPFNHLSAAAVPGDVFTVVTAKAKLSYRVDSVTTYTKSTLKDSPIWSVVPNRLVLISCYTQDLWGKNVAVVASPLRAK; translated from the coding sequence ATGGGCAGGCATCGCCGGAGCAGCGAGACCGAACGCGGGGGCAGCCGACGGCTGCTGCTCAGCTATGTGGACCTCCTTGTGCTGTCGTTCTGCTGTCTTGGGATCCTGACCGCCTGGCTCATCTATGGCGCCGGGGGTATCAGCCCATCATCCGCTTCCGCCGTGGACGCACCGGTGGTCCGCTACACACCTGTCGGGGCCCCAACGGAGATTCCGAAGGCAGGCGCGCCGGCAGGGACCACCAAGGCGCCCGTTCCCGCAAAATCCGCCGTTGCTGCAAAACCCGCGGCACCGAAGCCATCACCGGCTCCAAAGGCCATAACAGCTGCGCCTCCGCAGCGGATCATTTATCCTGCTGCCGGCATGGATGTGGTGGTGCACCCGCTGAAACCCGGCAGTGGAGATATGGACAGCCGGTCCATAGTGCCCCCGGAGACCATGGACGGCTACTGGCTCACACCGTACGGCCAGCCCGGCGTCGGCTCCGTCAACACGACCTACGTCATCGGGCACAGCTGGGAGGGCCAGGACGCCCCCTTTAACCACCTCAGCGCAGCGGCAGTCCCGGGGGATGTATTCACCGTTGTAACCGCCAAAGCCAAACTTTCCTACAGAGTGGACTCAGTCACGACCTATACGAAGTCCACCTTGAAGGACAGTCCGATTTGGTCAGTTGTTCCGAACCGCCTCGTGCTGATCAGCTGCTACACGCAGGACCTCTGGGGCAAGAACGTGGCGGTGGTCGCGTCACCGCTGCGGGCCAAATGA
- a CDS encoding 3-isopropylmalate dehydrogenase codes for MSASTINLAVIPGDGIGPEVTAEALKVLEKVVAAEGVTLEQTHYELGARHWLETGETLPDAVLEDLKTRDAILFGAIGAAPGDTRIPSGLIERELLLKLRFSLDHYVNLRPSRLYGTVGSPLAEPGNIDFIVVREGTEGPYVGNGGTLRGGTPHEVATEVSLNTAHGVERVVRDAFRRANERPRKKLTLVHKHNVLVFAGHLWKRTVEAVAKEFPEVTHDYLHIDAATIFMVTDPARFDVIVTDNLFGDIITDLAAAVTGGIGLAASGNINMDRTAPSMFEPVHGSAPDIAGQQKADPTAAILSAALLLDHLGYSDAARRIESAVVADVESRNGEVRSTSAIGDAIAAAV; via the coding sequence ATGAGCGCATCTACCATCAATCTTGCTGTCATTCCGGGCGACGGCATTGGCCCGGAGGTCACCGCCGAAGCCCTGAAGGTTCTCGAAAAGGTCGTGGCCGCCGAGGGGGTCACCCTGGAGCAGACCCACTACGAGCTCGGTGCCCGGCACTGGCTCGAGACCGGCGAGACCCTTCCGGATGCTGTCCTGGAGGACCTGAAGACGCGCGACGCCATCCTTTTCGGTGCCATCGGCGCGGCGCCCGGGGATACCCGCATTCCGTCCGGGCTCATTGAACGCGAGCTGCTTCTCAAGCTGCGCTTCAGCCTGGACCACTACGTCAATCTGCGTCCGTCCCGGCTTTACGGCACGGTGGGCAGCCCGCTGGCCGAGCCCGGCAACATCGATTTCATCGTCGTCCGTGAAGGCACCGAAGGACCCTACGTGGGCAACGGCGGTACCCTCCGCGGCGGCACGCCGCACGAAGTGGCCACCGAGGTTTCCCTTAACACCGCCCACGGCGTGGAGCGTGTTGTCCGCGATGCATTCCGCCGGGCCAACGAGCGCCCGCGCAAGAAGCTGACCCTGGTCCACAAGCACAACGTGCTGGTGTTTGCCGGCCACCTGTGGAAGCGCACTGTCGAGGCTGTGGCCAAGGAATTCCCCGAGGTCACCCACGACTACCTGCACATCGATGCCGCGACGATCTTCATGGTTACTGATCCGGCCCGCTTTGATGTCATTGTCACCGACAACCTGTTCGGCGACATCATCACGGACCTTGCTGCCGCCGTCACCGGAGGCATCGGCCTGGCAGCCTCGGGCAACATCAACATGGACCGCACCGCCCCGTCCATGTTCGAGCCCGTCCACGGCTCCGCACCGGATATTGCCGGCCAGCAGAAGGCCGACCCCACCGCCGCGATCCTGTCCGCAGCCCTCCTGCTGGACCACCTGGGCTACTCCGACGCTGCCCGGCGGATCGAGTCCGCGGTGGTGGCCGACGTCGAAAGCCGCAACGGTGAAGTGCGCAGCACAAGCGCCATTGGTGATGCCATTGCGGCGGCCGTTTAG
- a CDS encoding branched-chain amino acid aminotransferase, whose product MTQTAHGVEFTQQLSATPKSAEERAAILANPGFGDHFTDHTAIVDYTVDASGQGGWHDARIEAYGPIMLDPSAAVLHYGQEIFEGLKAYRHADGSIWSFRPEANAARMNKSARRLALPEIPAEYFLGAIRELVAADKEWVPSGDGEALYLRPFMIATEAFLGVRAAREVSFRVIASPAGNYFGGELKPISIWISREYARAGRGGTGAAKCGGNYAASLIAQQEAEANGCKQVLFLDQFNDNAVEELGGMNVFFVLKDGSLVTPALSGTILEGVTRSSIIQVAKDMGREVTERKITLDEWRDGVASGDIAEVFACGTAAVITPIGVLKDATEFIGSEDAKAGETTMAIRQQLLGIQTGTVADTHGWLTRLA is encoded by the coding sequence ATGACTCAGACTGCCCATGGCGTCGAATTCACCCAGCAGCTCTCGGCCACCCCGAAGTCTGCTGAAGAGCGTGCAGCCATCCTGGCGAACCCAGGCTTTGGCGACCACTTCACCGACCACACTGCGATTGTTGACTACACGGTCGACGCCAGCGGCCAGGGCGGATGGCATGATGCGCGGATCGAGGCCTACGGGCCCATCATGCTGGATCCCTCCGCAGCGGTGCTGCACTACGGCCAGGAGATCTTCGAGGGACTGAAGGCGTACCGCCACGCTGACGGTTCCATCTGGAGCTTCCGGCCCGAGGCCAACGCCGCCCGGATGAACAAGTCCGCCCGCCGCCTGGCGCTTCCGGAGATTCCTGCCGAATACTTCCTGGGAGCCATCCGCGAACTTGTCGCGGCGGACAAGGAATGGGTTCCGTCCGGCGACGGCGAGGCCCTGTACCTGCGCCCGTTCATGATCGCCACGGAGGCGTTCCTGGGAGTTCGCGCAGCCCGTGAGGTGTCCTTCCGCGTCATTGCCTCGCCGGCCGGGAACTACTTCGGCGGGGAGCTGAAGCCGATCTCGATCTGGATCTCCCGCGAGTACGCCCGCGCGGGCCGGGGCGGCACGGGTGCCGCCAAGTGCGGCGGCAACTACGCGGCCTCCCTCATCGCGCAGCAGGAAGCGGAAGCGAACGGCTGCAAGCAGGTGCTGTTCCTGGACCAGTTCAACGACAACGCTGTTGAGGAACTGGGCGGAATGAACGTCTTCTTCGTCCTCAAGGACGGCTCGCTGGTGACGCCCGCGCTGAGCGGCACCATCCTCGAGGGTGTGACCCGCTCCTCGATCATCCAGGTTGCCAAGGACATGGGCCGTGAGGTCACGGAGCGGAAGATCACCCTGGACGAATGGCGCGACGGCGTTGCCTCCGGCGACATCGCCGAGGTGTTTGCCTGCGGTACCGCGGCCGTCATCACGCCCATCGGAGTCCTCAAGGACGCCACTGAATTCATCGGTTCGGAGGATGCGAAGGCAGGCGAGACCACCATGGCGATCCGCCAGCAGCTCCTCGGCATCCAGACCGGCACCGTCGCAGACACCCACGGCTGGCTGACCCGGCTCGCCTGA